A region of Bacteroidia bacterium DNA encodes the following proteins:
- a CDS encoding PLDc N-terminal domain-containing protein, with amino-acid sequence MKVFFIDILQYLLNPLESHFTIAWVAFVLLIMVQLVRSNHTLSYKTIWFLVILGFPFLGVIVYWIFG; translated from the coding sequence ATGAAAGTCTTTTTTATTGATATATTGCAGTACCTGCTGAACCCATTAGAGAGCCATTTTACGATAGCGTGGGTGGCGTTCGTTCTTCTGATAATGGTTCAGTTAGTTCGCTCTAACCACACATTGTCCTATAAGACAATTTGGTTTTTGGTAATCTTAGGATTTCCTTTTCTGGGGGTTATTGTTTATTGGATTTTTGGATAA
- a CDS encoding exonuclease SbcCD subunit D C-terminal domain-containing protein: MKILHTSDWHLGRTLYSKKERQEEHAAFLEWLLITIQENAIELLLIAGDVFDTASPSSTSQKMYYDFLLKVKTAGCGNIVVVGGNHDSPSFLNAPKDILAALNISVIGCTNENIENEIIIIKDKEKKPIIVCGVPFLRERDISRFTDRENYADRSKRINEAIQKHYEAIAKLAENKRQLLGTNVPIIATGHLSVLGGKRNEDDGVRETYIGNIEAIGSDIFPRIFDYVALGHYHLPSKIKEHIRYCGSPIPMGFGEATQKKCVYIIDFKNERTIKTVEIPVFQKLESIAGNKNHLTKRLTELKEMNESVWVEVIYNGDEIFPDFSTWANEQIANSKIEILKLQNRQYRSSGLTTEDTAESLEELNAFNVFDKLLEKNNIPNEQKNEITELYKEIVDSLENSLL; this comes from the coding sequence ATGAAAATACTGCATACTTCTGACTGGCATTTAGGTAGAACTCTTTATTCTAAAAAAGAACGGCAAGAAGAACACGCCGCTTTTTTAGAATGGTTGCTAATAACGATACAAGAAAATGCTATTGAATTACTATTGATTGCCGGTGATGTATTTGACACTGCGTCCCCCAGCAGTACTTCCCAAAAAATGTATTATGACTTTCTCTTGAAAGTAAAAACTGCAGGTTGTGGAAATATAGTTGTCGTGGGCGGAAATCATGACTCACCCAGCTTTCTCAATGCACCCAAAGATATTTTGGCAGCATTAAATATCTCCGTAATTGGCTGCACAAACGAAAATATTGAAAATGAAATTATTATCATCAAAGACAAAGAAAAAAAGCCAATTATTGTTTGCGGGGTTCCTTTTTTACGGGAAAGAGATATTAGCCGTTTTACTGATAGAGAAAATTATGCTGACCGCTCAAAACGCATCAATGAAGCAATCCAAAAACATTATGAAGCAATCGCTAAACTTGCTGAAAATAAACGACAACTATTAGGAACAAACGTTCCAATCATTGCAACGGGCCATTTGTCAGTACTTGGGGGCAAAAGAAATGAAGATGACGGCGTTCGGGAAACCTACATCGGAAATATAGAAGCAATTGGTAGCGACATTTTTCCCCGCATTTTTGATTATGTTGCTCTTGGGCATTATCATCTGCCATCTAAAATCAAAGAACATATTCGCTACTGTGGCTCACCAATCCCAATGGGTTTTGGAGAAGCAACACAAAAAAAATGTGTTTATATCATTGATTTTAAGAACGAAAGAACCATTAAAACAGTAGAAATTCCGGTTTTTCAAAAATTAGAATCTATTGCCGGAAACAAAAATCATCTAACAAAACGCTTAACAGAACTAAAAGAAATGAATGAATCTGTTTGGGTTGAAGTCATTTACAACGGTGATGAAATTTTTCCTGATTTTTCTACTTGGGCTAATGAACAAATAGCTAATTCTAAAATCGAAATCTTAAAACTACAAAATCGCCAATACCGAAGCAGTGGCTTAACAACAGAAGACACCGCAGAATCACTTGAAGAACTCAATGCCTTCAATGTTTTTGATAAACTACTCGAAAAAAACAACATTCCTAACGAACAAAAAAACGAGATTACAGAATTATACAAAGAAATTGTTGATAGTTTAGAAAATAGCCTTTTATGA
- a CDS encoding ATP-dependent helicase, with protein sequence MQKPRQNSFKIQYQSLNAVQRSAVDVLNGTVVVLAGPGTGKTQVLSMRIANLLLQPDVSPYNILCLTYSNAGTSAMKKRLLQLIGPEAYQITVSTFHAFCNQIIIENPAIFENNKILRQIQELDKIEIMDNILFQLPLSHPFKNKREEYSSNTRGRLLKLVRIIAEEGLQIDDLQQWFENYQEDIPNIEKFIYKRKYRDKLPGEINQAGNKEIEDIEKWKTAITIANQYLTAVQEAGFYDYNDMISQVINAFQQHENLLARYQERYQYVLVDEYQDTNGAQNKVLELLMGYWENPNLFVVGDDDQAIYRFQGANTYNLLQIIERFPPQAFLVLNQNYRSTQPILNAAAVTIQKLTERLINVEAIQQKYQLHKDLQSNVTPISDEKIVCYKLESAEIELFWIIRLIQQRLEKNTDPSEIAVLVRKNKHAERIFRLLENQQIPASLSKTTNLLEEKFTDNILLLLEYLLKSYHQTFLPGENNTLFFQLLLCPWWELDAFSVQQSYTIWEQNERNEDKRRKNFYDFIHTLSAEKSEDFQIKEQITKVARSIDFWVKDFQEYSFEEWLERVWYQSGIIAFSLRSPTQLTYVEQLKTFFTLLQELYTAEPNAMLVLEKIQKMRQEKISVPVTTLLGGSRGVRISTLHSAKGEEYSHVIMANCSEKYWKPYTGAEPFLPPVDYLKNNPTNKQTLNNPKANQQTKNDERRLFYVGITRAKYSLTFTYTTENQDTQLSFLSELIDVEQCIEKSIETETVQKLIQEHLPNYYNAPLLKNFETLSAQYFAKRIEEFQLSVTHLNTFFECPRKFYLAYIIKLPTSFTPDSAFGTAIHEALRSLMENYKSHKLLPTEDEFIQKFKENITTYRYLFSDPKFKTYQERGEIILKNYYNQMLPTWHNLKNWWTEQSLNAKLPIKENFIELNGKLDLILQTIENQWICVDYKTGKADKTAFKKRTQEPQQDIDYQLLSISDIAQEQTNKFGGNYWRQMVFYQILTSQHIIFNTNNVFQFHLLESQDVEEVIQPIEISTTSTDIVTKQIYFFYKSLLKFEFPQKTSDFQDKEPCSYCNFKNICWK encoded by the coding sequence ATGCAGAAACCTCGTCAAAATTCATTTAAGATACAATATCAGTCTTTAAATGCAGTGCAGCGAAGTGCTGTGGATGTATTAAATGGAACAGTAGTGGTACTTGCCGGGCCGGGAACCGGAAAAACGCAGGTGCTTTCTATGAGAATCGCTAATTTATTGCTACAACCGGATGTCTCTCCCTACAATATTTTGTGTTTGACGTATTCCAATGCCGGAACATCTGCAATGAAAAAACGACTGCTGCAATTAATTGGCCCAGAAGCATACCAAATTACAGTCAGCACATTCCACGCATTTTGCAACCAAATTATCATTGAAAATCCAGCCATTTTTGAAAACAATAAAATCTTACGGCAGATTCAGGAACTTGACAAAATAGAAATTATGGATAATATCCTGTTTCAGTTGCCGTTAAGCCATCCATTTAAAAACAAAAGAGAGGAATATTCAAGCAATACCAGAGGGCGGTTACTCAAATTAGTTAGAATAATAGCTGAAGAAGGCCTGCAAATAGATGACTTACAACAGTGGTTTGAAAATTACCAAGAAGATATTCCCAATATAGAAAAATTTATTTACAAACGAAAGTATCGGGATAAATTACCGGGAGAAATTAACCAAGCCGGCAACAAAGAAATAGAAGATATAGAAAAATGGAAAACAGCAATCACAATCGCTAATCAATATCTGACTGCGGTACAGGAAGCCGGTTTCTATGACTATAACGATATGATTAGCCAAGTCATAAATGCCTTTCAGCAGCATGAAAATCTCTTAGCTCGCTATCAAGAGCGTTATCAATATGTATTAGTTGATGAATATCAAGATACCAATGGCGCACAAAATAAAGTGCTGGAACTTTTAATGGGTTATTGGGAAAACCCAAATCTCTTTGTGGTGGGTGATGACGACCAAGCCATATATCGTTTTCAGGGAGCTAATACCTACAATTTGCTCCAGATTATCGAACGTTTTCCGCCACAAGCCTTTCTTGTTTTGAACCAAAACTACCGCAGCACCCAACCTATCTTAAATGCCGCCGCCGTAACAATCCAAAAACTGACAGAACGCTTGATAAACGTTGAAGCAATTCAGCAAAAATATCAACTGCATAAAGACCTACAAAGTAACGTAACTCCAATATCCGATGAAAAAATTGTATGCTACAAACTTGAATCAGCAGAAATAGAGCTATTCTGGATTATCAGACTTATCCAGCAAAGATTAGAAAAAAACACAGACCCCAGTGAAATAGCGGTATTGGTACGGAAAAACAAACACGCCGAAAGAATATTTAGGCTGCTTGAAAACCAACAGATTCCAGCTTCTTTGTCCAAAACAACCAATTTATTGGAAGAAAAATTTACAGATAATATTTTATTACTCTTAGAATATTTACTCAAATCTTACCACCAAACATTTTTGCCGGGAGAAAATAACACATTGTTCTTTCAGTTATTATTGTGCCCTTGGTGGGAGTTAGATGCCTTTTCTGTTCAGCAGAGTTATACAATCTGGGAGCAAAACGAACGAAATGAAGATAAACGAAGAAAGAATTTTTATGATTTTATTCATACTTTATCGGCGGAAAAAAGCGAGGATTTTCAGATAAAGGAGCAGATAACCAAAGTAGCTCGCTCTATAGATTTTTGGGTCAAGGACTTTCAGGAATATTCTTTTGAGGAATGGCTTGAGCGTGTTTGGTATCAGAGCGGCATTATCGCTTTTTCACTTCGTAGCCCTACGCAACTCACTTATGTAGAGCAATTAAAAACGTTTTTTACACTTTTACAAGAACTATATACTGCCGAACCCAACGCAATGTTGGTGTTGGAAAAAATCCAAAAAATGCGCCAAGAAAAAATTTCTGTACCAGTAACGACCCTCTTGGGAGGCTCACGCGGTGTCAGAATCTCTACATTACACAGTGCCAAAGGGGAAGAATATAGCCACGTGATTATGGCAAATTGCTCCGAAAAATACTGGAAACCATATACCGGAGCTGAACCATTCCTGCCACCGGTAGATTACCTGAAAAATAACCCGACAAATAAACAAACACTGAATAACCCAAAAGCAAACCAGCAAACTAAAAATGACGAACGAAGGCTCTTTTATGTAGGAATTACCCGAGCAAAATATTCCCTTACCTTTACATACACTACTGAAAACCAAGATACTCAACTATCTTTTCTATCAGAACTAATTGATGTTGAACAGTGTATAGAAAAATCCATAGAAACTGAAACAGTCCAAAAACTAATCCAAGAGCACCTACCGAATTATTACAACGCTCCGCTCCTAAAAAATTTTGAAACACTATCCGCTCAATACTTCGCAAAAAGAATAGAAGAATTTCAACTATCTGTAACGCACTTAAATACCTTTTTTGAATGCCCCAGAAAGTTTTATTTAGCATACATCATCAAATTACCGACTTCCTTTACGCCGGATTCTGCCTTTGGAACGGCAATTCACGAAGCATTGCGCAGCCTCATGGAAAACTATAAAAGCCACAAACTTCTCCCCACAGAAGATGAATTTATCCAAAAATTCAAAGAAAATATCACAACCTATCGTTATCTTTTTTCTGACCCCAAGTTCAAAACCTATCAAGAGCGCGGAGAAATTATCCTCAAAAACTATTATAACCAGATGCTGCCAACTTGGCATAACCTAAAAAACTGGTGGACAGAGCAAAGTTTAAACGCAAAACTACCCATCAAGGAAAACTTTATAGAACTAAACGGAAAATTAGACTTGATATTGCAAACTATTGAAAACCAATGGATTTGTGTAGATTATAAAACCGGAAAAGCAGATAAAACTGCATTCAAAAAACGAACCCAAGAACCACAACAAGATATTGATTATCAACTTCTTTCTATCTCAGACATCGCCCAAGAACAAACAAATAAATTTGGAGGTAACTACTGGCGACAAATGGTTTTCTATCAAATCTTAACCTCACAGCATATTATTTTTAATACAAATAACGTTTTTCAATTCCATCTCCTTGAATCCCAAGATGTTGAAGAAGTTATCCAACCAATAGAAATTTCTACAACAAGTACCGATATTGTTACAAAGCAAATTTATTTCTTTTACAAAAGTTTATTAAAATTTGAATTTCCCCAAAAAACAAGTGATTTTCAAGACAAAGAACCTTGTTCGTACTGCAACTTCAAAAATATTTGCTGGAAATAA
- a CDS encoding thioredoxin domain-containing protein: MSNLLPNSLIHSRSIYLKQHAYNPIHWLSWGEDSLARAAKEQKLVIVSIGYAACHWCHVMERECFNDPEVAEIMNEHFICIKVDREERPDVDAVYMDAVQALHGSGGWPLNCICLPNGKPIYGGTYFPKNQWIKILLDILNLVTADPERAFAYAEEITQVIQQNEKKVLTSLKHISTDINFVKLIFQSWKSYLDFEFGGSLHTPKFPLPHNWLYLLRFGVLSQDSAALSIVETTLDAMASGGIYDQIGSGFARYSTDNKWFIPHFEKMLYDNTQLISLYAEAYRYFQKPVYQEVAENTIRFIQRELKQRKGYASSIDADSEHIEGLFYVWKYADIQVVLGGLAAIACDFYGCTEAGNWEHGNNILAPRYSDSEMAKKLAISEQEWKTKRSQINHVLFENRKKRVHPTIDDKIITSWNALFISSLVESYKSFQKEEYLFEAMALADTIVESSCEDFQVFRCPIAESDNITGFLDDYAFLIRAFIDLYQVTFEGYYLEQANNWLLYVDAHFRDETTGFYWFSSTLMPPLIVRKQEIHDTVIPSSNAQMAHNLWDLGIFLDKPEWKERAKKMLLQIAPKIETYPSIYSHWAILLLKQAYPDFQVSIVGKDALTKMQFLWKKFIPNILFSGSYQKSFYPLLRDKFVLDKTLIYTCQGEVCYEPDTSCENALQKIQTNFR; the protein is encoded by the coding sequence ATGTCTAATCTTTTACCAAATTCATTGATTCATTCGAGGAGTATTTACTTAAAGCAGCATGCTTACAATCCCATTCATTGGTTATCTTGGGGGGAAGATTCGCTGGCTCGTGCAGCTAAGGAGCAAAAATTGGTTATCGTTAGCATTGGCTATGCTGCCTGCCATTGGTGCCATGTAATGGAAAGAGAATGTTTCAATGATCCGGAAGTTGCAGAAATCATGAATGAACATTTTATTTGTATTAAGGTAGATAGAGAGGAACGACCGGATGTTGATGCAGTATATATGGATGCTGTGCAGGCACTGCATGGAAGCGGCGGATGGCCTCTAAATTGTATTTGTTTACCCAACGGGAAACCCATTTATGGAGGAACTTATTTTCCTAAAAATCAATGGATTAAAATTTTGTTAGATATATTAAACTTGGTTACGGCAGACCCAGAGCGAGCTTTTGCTTATGCTGAAGAAATTACGCAAGTAATTCAGCAAAATGAAAAAAAAGTTTTAACTTCCTTAAAGCATATTTCAACAGATATAAATTTTGTAAAACTCATTTTTCAAAGTTGGAAAAGCTACTTAGATTTTGAATTTGGCGGAAGTTTGCACACGCCTAAGTTTCCGCTTCCACATAATTGGCTGTATTTATTGCGGTTTGGAGTACTTTCTCAGGATTCAGCGGCACTTAGCATTGTAGAAACAACCTTAGATGCTATGGCTTCCGGCGGTATTTATGACCAGATTGGCAGTGGCTTTGCCAGATACTCTACCGACAATAAATGGTTTATTCCCCATTTTGAGAAAATGCTCTATGACAATACCCAGCTAATTTCCTTGTATGCAGAGGCTTATAGATATTTTCAAAAACCTGTTTATCAGGAAGTTGCTGAAAACACTATTCGGTTTATTCAACGAGAATTAAAACAAAGAAAAGGTTATGCATCTTCGATTGACGCTGACAGCGAACATATAGAAGGGTTATTTTACGTCTGGAAATATGCTGATATTCAGGTAGTTTTGGGAGGTTTAGCAGCTATTGCCTGTGATTTTTACGGCTGTACCGAAGCCGGAAATTGGGAACACGGAAATAATATTTTGGCACCACGTTATTCAGATTCTGAAATGGCAAAAAAACTGGCCATTAGCGAACAAGAATGGAAAACTAAGCGCTCCCAAATAAATCATGTACTATTTGAAAATCGAAAAAAAAGAGTTCATCCAACTATTGATGACAAAATCATAACATCTTGGAACGCTCTATTTATCAGTTCTTTAGTAGAATCATATAAAAGTTTTCAAAAAGAGGAATATTTGTTTGAGGCGATGGCCTTAGCAGATACGATTGTTGAAAGTTCCTGCGAAGACTTTCAGGTTTTTCGCTGCCCTATTGCAGAATCCGACAATATTACAGGCTTTTTAGATGATTATGCCTTTTTAATCCGTGCTTTTATAGATTTGTATCAAGTAACGTTTGAGGGTTATTACTTAGAGCAGGCAAACAATTGGTTGCTTTATGTGGATGCCCATTTTAGGGATGAAACTACCGGTTTTTATTGGTTTAGCTCTACACTAATGCCTCCGTTAATTGTTCGTAAGCAAGAAATTCATGATACGGTGATTCCGTCCTCTAATGCACAAATGGCTCATAATCTTTGGGATTTGGGGATATTTTTAGACAAACCGGAATGGAAAGAACGGGCAAAAAAAATGCTGCTGCAAATTGCGCCCAAAATAGAAACCTATCCATCTATCTACTCACATTGGGCAATTTTATTGCTAAAGCAGGCTTATCCGGATTTTCAGGTAAGTATTGTGGGAAAAGATGCCCTAACTAAAATGCAATTTCTATGGAAAAAATTTATTCCTAATATTTTGTTTTCAGGAAGTTACCAAAAATCATTTTATCCCTTATTGCGAGATAAGTTTGTTTTAGACAAAACATTGATTTACACTTGCCAAGGAGAAGTATGCTACGAACCGGATACCTCTTGTGAAAATGCTTTACAAAAAATACAAACAAATTTCCGATAA